The following are encoded together in the Candidatus Effluviviaceae Genus I sp. genome:
- a CDS encoding ATP-binding cassette domain-containing protein, protein MSLRGITKRFGTVAAAEDVSFDVFGGEVVGFLGPNGAGKTTTMRILACYIAPDSGSATVAGHDIRDEALEVRRRIGYLPESAPLYLDLSVSEHLSFIAELRGIRGREAVARIGRMIDVCGLADVVHRDVGELSKGYRQRVGLACTLVHDPDVLILDEPTTGLDPSQIVEVRELVKRIGREKTVILSTHILPEVEAVADRVVIIADGRIRASGTPDQLSRAAAGSRALRVSLRAPEARALEALSALAQDGDARKMSDDADGFATYRVAGGDLASLSDAVYELAREQDWPLRALSQESAGLESVFLRLAMRDPVDEGDGAGARGFPTARREEDGRP, encoded by the coding sequence GTGAGCCTCCGCGGCATCACGAAGCGCTTCGGGACGGTCGCCGCCGCGGAGGACGTGTCCTTCGACGTGTTCGGGGGCGAGGTCGTCGGCTTCCTGGGACCGAACGGCGCCGGCAAGACGACGACGATGCGGATCCTCGCGTGCTACATCGCGCCGGACTCCGGAAGCGCGACCGTGGCAGGCCATGACATCCGCGATGAGGCGCTCGAGGTGCGCCGCCGCATCGGATACCTCCCGGAGAGCGCGCCGCTCTACCTCGACCTCTCCGTCTCCGAGCACCTGTCGTTCATCGCCGAGCTTCGCGGCATCCGCGGCCGCGAAGCCGTCGCGCGCATCGGCCGGATGATCGACGTGTGCGGGCTTGCCGACGTCGTCCACAGGGATGTCGGAGAGCTGTCCAAGGGCTACCGCCAGCGCGTCGGCCTCGCGTGCACGCTCGTTCACGACCCCGACGTCCTCATCCTCGATGAGCCGACGACGGGGCTCGATCCGTCCCAGATCGTAGAGGTCCGGGAGCTCGTGAAGCGCATCGGCAGGGAGAAGACCGTCATCCTGTCGACGCACATCCTCCCCGAGGTCGAGGCCGTCGCCGACCGCGTCGTGATCATCGCCGACGGCCGGATCCGGGCCAGCGGGACCCCCGACCAGCTTTCGCGGGCAGCCGCGGGAAGCAGAGCGCTGCGCGTGTCGCTCCGCGCCCCCGAAGCGCGGGCGCTCGAGGCGCTCTCGGCCCTGGCGCAGGACGGCGACGCCCGGAAGATGAGCGACGACGCGGACGGCTTCGCCACGTATCGCGTCGCGGGCGGCGACCTCGCGTCCTTGTCCGACGCGGTGTACGAGCTGGCGAGGGAGCAGGACTGGCCTCTGCGCGCGCTCTCGCAGGAGAGCGCAGGTCTCGAGAGCGTCTTCCTCAGGCTCGCGATGCGGGACCCCGTGGACGAAGGGGACGGCGCCGGAGCACGTGGGTTCCCGACGGCTCGGCGCGAGGAGGACGGACGCCCATGA
- a CDS encoding ABC-2 transporter permease, which yields MTSAIAIARKELRGHFNSAAGYVFLTAFLLLTSWFFFRSFFLAGQATLRPFFSMMPWVFLLFVPAAAMRSWAEERKLGTDEVLLTLPVRDGEAVLGKFLGGLGFLCVAIALTAPVPAVLLALGDPDPGPLVGGYAGLVLLGAAYLAISLFASSLTESQVVAFVVGASMSFALFIVGEDVVLVAAPRWLAPGLRYLGLGQHFASISRGVLDTRDLVYYAVVVGFFLYANLKAVEARKWR from the coding sequence ATGACGTCGGCGATCGCGATCGCGAGGAAGGAACTGCGCGGGCATTTCAACTCCGCGGCGGGCTACGTCTTCCTGACTGCCTTCCTTCTTCTCACGTCGTGGTTCTTCTTCCGCAGCTTCTTCCTTGCCGGGCAGGCGACCCTCCGACCGTTCTTCTCGATGATGCCGTGGGTCTTCCTGCTGTTCGTCCCTGCGGCGGCCATGCGGTCGTGGGCGGAGGAGCGCAAGCTGGGGACCGACGAGGTCCTGCTCACGCTGCCCGTGAGGGACGGCGAGGCGGTTCTGGGGAAGTTCCTCGGCGGCCTCGGCTTCCTGTGCGTCGCGATCGCGCTCACCGCACCGGTTCCGGCGGTCCTGCTCGCGCTCGGTGACCCGGACCCGGGGCCTCTCGTCGGCGGGTACGCCGGGCTCGTGCTTCTCGGCGCGGCGTATCTCGCGATCTCGCTCTTCGCGTCGAGCCTCACGGAGAGCCAGGTCGTGGCGTTCGTCGTGGGGGCGTCCATGTCGTTCGCCCTCTTCATCGTCGGCGAGGATGTCGTGCTCGTGGCCGCGCCGCGATGGCTGGCGCCAGGACTTCGTTACCTCGGCCTGGGACAGCACTTCGCGAGCATTTCGCGCGGCGTGTTGGACACGAGGGACCTCGTGTACTACGCGGTCGTCGTGGGGTTCTTCCTCTACGCGAACCTGAAGGCGGTCGAGGCGAGGAAGTGGAGGTAG